A stretch of Dermochelys coriacea isolate rDerCor1 chromosome 6, rDerCor1.pri.v4, whole genome shotgun sequence DNA encodes these proteins:
- the CDIPT gene encoding CDP-diacylglycerol--inositol 3-phosphatidyltransferase isoform X2: protein MMKDENIFLFVPNLIGTRFGAMLDMLTDRCATMCLLVNLALLDPPRALLYQLSMSLDVASHWLHLHSSVVQGSDSHKSIDVTGNPVLRVYYTSRPVLFTMCAGNELFYCMLYLLHFTEGPAVLPGRLGLFRLILWVTTPLAALKSLISLVHLVSASCNMAALDMAERAKKK, encoded by the exons ATGATGAAGGACGAAAACATCTTCCTCTTTGTGCCGAACCTCATTG GGACCCGGTTCGGTGCCATGCTGGACATGTTGACCGATCGCTGCGCCACCATGTGCCTGCTGGTGAACCTGGCGCTGCTGGACCCGCCCCGCGCCCTCCTCTACCAGCTCAGCATGAGCCTGGACGTCGCCAGCCACTGGCTGCATCTGCACAG CTCCGTGGTTCAGGGCAGTGACAGTCACAAGAGCATCGACGTGACAGGGAACCCGGTGCTGCGGGTGTATTACACCTCGCGG CCTGTCCTCTTCACCATGTGTGCAGGGAACGAGCTCTTCTACTGCATGTTGTACCTGCTGCACTTCACCGAGGGACCTGCAG tgctccccggacgcctgggtcttTTCCGTCTCATCCTCTGGGTCACGACCCCCCTCGCCGCCCTCAAGTCCCTCATCAGCCTCGTGCACCTCGTCTCTGCCTCCTGCAATATGGCCGCCCTGGACATGGCCGAGCGGGCCAAGAAGAAGtag
- the CDIPT gene encoding CDP-diacylglycerol--inositol 3-phosphatidyltransferase isoform X1 — MMKDENIFLFVPNLIGYARILLLFIAFYFMPSDPGPAAASYLLSGLLDAFDGHAARALDQGTRFGAMLDMLTDRCATMCLLVNLALLDPPRALLYQLSMSLDVASHWLHLHSSVVQGSDSHKSIDVTGNPVLRVYYTSRPVLFTMCAGNELFYCMLYLLHFTEGPAVLPGRLGLFRLILWVTTPLAALKSLISLVHLVSASCNMAALDMAERAKKK; from the exons ATGATGAAGGACGAAAACATCTTCCTCTTTGTGCCGAACCTCATTG GCTACGCCcggatccttctcctcttcattgCCTTTTATTTCATGCCGAGCGACCCTGGCCCGGCCGCCGCCTCCTACCTGCTCAGCGGCCTGCTAGACGCATTTGACGGCCACGCGGCCCGCGCCCTCGACCAAG GGACCCGGTTCGGTGCCATGCTGGACATGTTGACCGATCGCTGCGCCACCATGTGCCTGCTGGTGAACCTGGCGCTGCTGGACCCGCCCCGCGCCCTCCTCTACCAGCTCAGCATGAGCCTGGACGTCGCCAGCCACTGGCTGCATCTGCACAG CTCCGTGGTTCAGGGCAGTGACAGTCACAAGAGCATCGACGTGACAGGGAACCCGGTGCTGCGGGTGTATTACACCTCGCGG CCTGTCCTCTTCACCATGTGTGCAGGGAACGAGCTCTTCTACTGCATGTTGTACCTGCTGCACTTCACCGAGGGACCTGCAG tgctccccggacgcctgggtcttTTCCGTCTCATCCTCTGGGTCACGACCCCCCTCGCCGCCCTCAAGTCCCTCATCAGCCTCGTGCACCTCGTCTCTGCCTCCTGCAATATGGCCGCCCTGGACATGGCCGAGCGGGCCAAGAAGAAGtag